The following are encoded together in the Salvia hispanica cultivar TCC Black 2014 chromosome 6, UniMelb_Shisp_WGS_1.0, whole genome shotgun sequence genome:
- the LOC125197157 gene encoding putative leucine-rich repeat receptor-like serine/threonine-protein kinase At2g24130 isoform X2 translates to MFYKIITLTFSLLQCFVPLLGRGHHPQARYSIHTDKAALLAFKNGMSLDPYSSLANWNEHNDVCNFTLVKCGKLHHRVVDLNLNDNALSGLLSPVLANLTQLRNLSLSRNHFFGSIPQEFSSLRHLQELELGSNNLHGLIPHSLSSLSRLTFITLDHNNLSGEIPSSFFYNCTKLKVVDFSSNQLTGTIPGEIGSCPDLLAVNIYNNKLHGEIPASLGNATCLYNLDVEYNYLSGELPSEMLAKLHKMLYLHLSNNYMISHSNNSDLEPFFTALANCTELAELQLASNGLGGTLPHSIGGLSTYLGELQLQENHIFGSIPPQIGHLQSLTILNLTSNLFTGTVSKEIGKLKHLEQLSLSFNFFTTILTPLGNLSSLGLVDLSHNNLSGRIPEELGNLAGLCFLFLNNNLFSGEIPPSLGSCTALQALDLSYNQLTGNVPPELSGFHEMRRFMNLSHNQLKGAMDLSKLSSVEEIDLSSNYFSGNNIFNMISSCLELKVLNLSNNSLQGHLPESLGDLKSIVAFDVSRNKLSGKIPVSLNKITTLTLLNLAFNNFDGTIPSGGRFDSMTYLSFIGNQDLCGRIPGIPVCKQGRHNFHSHIFVIILCIVIFISGICTIVCCLMGYRRSRATSVRKQELDLTHNYPRITYKELLDATDGFNEQRLVGSGSYGRVYRGILSDHDTQIAVKVLQLQTGNSTKSFARECQVLKSIRHRNLIRIITACSLPDFKALVLPYMVNGSLDSHLYMQAADGLRPDSSDLSLLQRVNICSDIAQGMAYLHHHSPVKVIHCDLKPSNVLLNDDMTALVSDFGIARLVAIGSGNAAGVIENMGDSTANMLSGSIGYIAPALELWFWRW, encoded by the exons ATGTTCTACAAGATCATCACACTCACATTCTCCCTGCTGCAGTGTTTCGTCCCTCTACTCGGCCGGGGGCATCATCCACAAGCGCGTTACTCTATCCATACTGATAAAGCCGCGCTTCTAGCATTCAAGAACGGCATGTCGTTGGACCCCTATTCGAGCCTTGCCAACTGGAATGAGCACAACGACGTGTGCAACTTCACGCTTGTGAAATGTGGCAAGCTGCATCATCGGGTGGTGGATTTGAACCTCAACGACAACGCCCTCTCAGGGCTGCTGTCGCCCGTGCTTGCAAATCTAACCCAACTCCGGAACCTGTCTCTTTCCCGCAACCATTTCTTTGGTTCCATTCCTCAAGAATTCTCATCCCTTCGACACCTTCAAGAACTCGAACTTGGAAGCAACAATTTGCACGGCCTTATCCCACACTCATTGTCGTCCCTCTCCCGACTCACCTTCATCACTCTGGATCACAACAATTTGAGTGGTGAAATCCCATCATCGTTCTTCTACAACTGCACGAAGCTGAAAGTAGTCGATTTCTCAAGCAACCAACTAACAGGGACGATACCAGGTGAGATCGGAAGCTGTCCCGACCTCCTGGCAGTAAACATATACAACAATAAGCTCCACGGCGAAATCCCCGCATCTTTAGGGAACGCGACATGCCTCTACAATCTGGATGTCGAGTACAACTATCTATCCGGTGAGCTTCCCTCGGAGATGCTGGCAAAGCTACACAAGATGTTGTATCTTCATTTGTCAAACAACTACATGATTAGTCACAGCAACAACTCTGATCTTGAGCCATTTTTCACCGCACTGGCAAACTGCACCGAGCTAGCTGAACTGCAGCTGGCGAGCAACGGGCTTGGTGGGACGCTCCCACACTCCATTGGAGGACTGAGCACATATTTGGGGGAGCTGCAGCTGCAAGAAAATCATATCTTTGGATCAATCCCTCCTCAAATAGGACACTTGCAAAGCCTAACAATACTGAATTTGACATCCAACCTTTTCACTGGCACTGTTTCTAAAGAAATAGGCAAGCTGAAACATTTGGAACAACTTTCCCTCTCTTTCAACTTCTTCACCACAATTTTAACCCCGTTAGGAAACCTATCGTCTCTCGGTTTGGTGGATCTTTCGCATAACAATCTGTCGGGACGGATCCCTGAAGAACTCGGAAATTTGGCAGGGCTATGTTTTCTGTTCCTGAACAATAACCTTTTCTCAGGGGAGATACCTCCGAGCTTAGGGAGCTGCACGGCCCTCCAAGCCCTCGACCTCTCTTACAACCAACTGACAGGGAACGTACCCCCGGAGTTATCAGGATTCCATGAAATGCGTAGGTTTATGAATCTATCACACAACCAACTCAAGGGAGCAATGGATCTTAGCAAGCTCTCATCAGTCGAAGAAATCGACCTGTCATCAAATTACTTCAGTGGCAACAACATCTTTAACATGATATCAAGCTGCTTGGAGCTGAAGGTGCTAAACCTGTCGAACAATTCTCTACAAGGGCATCTCCCGGAATCGTTAGGTGATCTCAAGAGCATCGTGGCGTTTGATGTCTCTAGAAACAAGTTGTCAGGCAAGATCCCCGTGAGCTTGAACAAGATCACCACGCTGACCTTGTTGAATCTCGCATTCAACAACTTTGATGGAACTATTCCCTCCGGAGGCAGATTTGATTCCATGACGTATCTGTCCTTCATAGGCAACCAGGATCTCTGTGGGCGAATACCGGGCATTCCAGTCTGCAAACAAGGGCGACACAACTTCCACTCCCACATCTTCGTGATCATCTTATGCATTGTCATATTTATATCAGGAATATGCACAATAGTCTGCTGTTTGATGGGATACCGGAGATCGAGAGCTACTAGCGTGAGAAAACAAGAACTAGACTTGACACACAATTATCCGAGAATAACCTACAAGGAACTGCTAGACGCGACTGATGGATTTAACGAGCAGAGGCTAGTTGGCTCTGGGAGCTATGGCCGTGTCTATCGCGGTATTCTCTCAGACCACGACACACAGATAGCAGTCAAGGTCCTACAACTGCAGACAGGGAACTCAACCAAGAGCTTCGCCCGAGAGTGCCAAGTCTTGAAGAGTATCCGCCACAGGAACCTGATACGGATCATCACAGCGTGCAGCCTCCCGGACTTTAAAGCTCTCGTGCTGCCCTACATGGTGAATGGAAGCTTGGACAGCCATCTCTACATGCAAGCAGCAGACGGCCTGAGGCCGGACTCCTCTGATCTGAGCCTGCTTCAAAGAGTCAACATTTGCAGTGACATTGCACAAGGAATGGCTTATCTGCACCATCACTCCCCGGTTAAGGTCATCCACTGCGACCTCAAGCCTAGCAACGTCCTTCTCAACGACGACATGACTGCTCTAGTCTCCGATTTTGGGATAGCGAGGCTGGTGGCCATAGGATCAGGAAATGCGGCCGGAGTTATAGAGAATATGGGCGACTCAACGGCCAACATGCTAAGTGGATCAATCGGATACATCGCGCCAG CTTTGGAGTTGTGGTTTTGGAGATGGTGA
- the LOC125197157 gene encoding putative leucine-rich repeat receptor-like serine/threonine-protein kinase At2g24130 isoform X1 yields MFYKIITLTFSLLQCFVPLLGRGHHPQARYSIHTDKAALLAFKNGMSLDPYSSLANWNEHNDVCNFTLVKCGKLHHRVVDLNLNDNALSGLLSPVLANLTQLRNLSLSRNHFFGSIPQEFSSLRHLQELELGSNNLHGLIPHSLSSLSRLTFITLDHNNLSGEIPSSFFYNCTKLKVVDFSSNQLTGTIPGEIGSCPDLLAVNIYNNKLHGEIPASLGNATCLYNLDVEYNYLSGELPSEMLAKLHKMLYLHLSNNYMISHSNNSDLEPFFTALANCTELAELQLASNGLGGTLPHSIGGLSTYLGELQLQENHIFGSIPPQIGHLQSLTILNLTSNLFTGTVSKEIGKLKHLEQLSLSFNFFTTILTPLGNLSSLGLVDLSHNNLSGRIPEELGNLAGLCFLFLNNNLFSGEIPPSLGSCTALQALDLSYNQLTGNVPPELSGFHEMRRFMNLSHNQLKGAMDLSKLSSVEEIDLSSNYFSGNNIFNMISSCLELKVLNLSNNSLQGHLPESLGDLKSIVAFDVSRNKLSGKIPVSLNKITTLTLLNLAFNNFDGTIPSGGRFDSMTYLSFIGNQDLCGRIPGIPVCKQGRHNFHSHIFVIILCIVIFISGICTIVCCLMGYRRSRATSVRKQELDLTHNYPRITYKELLDATDGFNEQRLVGSGSYGRVYRGILSDHDTQIAVKVLQLQTGNSTKSFARECQVLKSIRHRNLIRIITACSLPDFKALVLPYMVNGSLDSHLYMQAADGLRPDSSDLSLLQRVNICSDIAQGMAYLHHHSPVKVIHCDLKPSNVLLNDDMTALVSDFGIARLVAIGSGNAAGVIENMGDSTANMLSGSIGYIAPEYGCGSSTSTKGDVYSFGVVVLEMVTRKWPTDEMFVGGLSLQSYVKRHFQSEGECVVDTVLLRALWQERDEVKRMWEVAIVELMELGLLCMRESPSTRPTMLDCADDLDRLKTYLNGDTTATFASSHGISSSTYSFD; encoded by the exons ATGTTCTACAAGATCATCACACTCACATTCTCCCTGCTGCAGTGTTTCGTCCCTCTACTCGGCCGGGGGCATCATCCACAAGCGCGTTACTCTATCCATACTGATAAAGCCGCGCTTCTAGCATTCAAGAACGGCATGTCGTTGGACCCCTATTCGAGCCTTGCCAACTGGAATGAGCACAACGACGTGTGCAACTTCACGCTTGTGAAATGTGGCAAGCTGCATCATCGGGTGGTGGATTTGAACCTCAACGACAACGCCCTCTCAGGGCTGCTGTCGCCCGTGCTTGCAAATCTAACCCAACTCCGGAACCTGTCTCTTTCCCGCAACCATTTCTTTGGTTCCATTCCTCAAGAATTCTCATCCCTTCGACACCTTCAAGAACTCGAACTTGGAAGCAACAATTTGCACGGCCTTATCCCACACTCATTGTCGTCCCTCTCCCGACTCACCTTCATCACTCTGGATCACAACAATTTGAGTGGTGAAATCCCATCATCGTTCTTCTACAACTGCACGAAGCTGAAAGTAGTCGATTTCTCAAGCAACCAACTAACAGGGACGATACCAGGTGAGATCGGAAGCTGTCCCGACCTCCTGGCAGTAAACATATACAACAATAAGCTCCACGGCGAAATCCCCGCATCTTTAGGGAACGCGACATGCCTCTACAATCTGGATGTCGAGTACAACTATCTATCCGGTGAGCTTCCCTCGGAGATGCTGGCAAAGCTACACAAGATGTTGTATCTTCATTTGTCAAACAACTACATGATTAGTCACAGCAACAACTCTGATCTTGAGCCATTTTTCACCGCACTGGCAAACTGCACCGAGCTAGCTGAACTGCAGCTGGCGAGCAACGGGCTTGGTGGGACGCTCCCACACTCCATTGGAGGACTGAGCACATATTTGGGGGAGCTGCAGCTGCAAGAAAATCATATCTTTGGATCAATCCCTCCTCAAATAGGACACTTGCAAAGCCTAACAATACTGAATTTGACATCCAACCTTTTCACTGGCACTGTTTCTAAAGAAATAGGCAAGCTGAAACATTTGGAACAACTTTCCCTCTCTTTCAACTTCTTCACCACAATTTTAACCCCGTTAGGAAACCTATCGTCTCTCGGTTTGGTGGATCTTTCGCATAACAATCTGTCGGGACGGATCCCTGAAGAACTCGGAAATTTGGCAGGGCTATGTTTTCTGTTCCTGAACAATAACCTTTTCTCAGGGGAGATACCTCCGAGCTTAGGGAGCTGCACGGCCCTCCAAGCCCTCGACCTCTCTTACAACCAACTGACAGGGAACGTACCCCCGGAGTTATCAGGATTCCATGAAATGCGTAGGTTTATGAATCTATCACACAACCAACTCAAGGGAGCAATGGATCTTAGCAAGCTCTCATCAGTCGAAGAAATCGACCTGTCATCAAATTACTTCAGTGGCAACAACATCTTTAACATGATATCAAGCTGCTTGGAGCTGAAGGTGCTAAACCTGTCGAACAATTCTCTACAAGGGCATCTCCCGGAATCGTTAGGTGATCTCAAGAGCATCGTGGCGTTTGATGTCTCTAGAAACAAGTTGTCAGGCAAGATCCCCGTGAGCTTGAACAAGATCACCACGCTGACCTTGTTGAATCTCGCATTCAACAACTTTGATGGAACTATTCCCTCCGGAGGCAGATTTGATTCCATGACGTATCTGTCCTTCATAGGCAACCAGGATCTCTGTGGGCGAATACCGGGCATTCCAGTCTGCAAACAAGGGCGACACAACTTCCACTCCCACATCTTCGTGATCATCTTATGCATTGTCATATTTATATCAGGAATATGCACAATAGTCTGCTGTTTGATGGGATACCGGAGATCGAGAGCTACTAGCGTGAGAAAACAAGAACTAGACTTGACACACAATTATCCGAGAATAACCTACAAGGAACTGCTAGACGCGACTGATGGATTTAACGAGCAGAGGCTAGTTGGCTCTGGGAGCTATGGCCGTGTCTATCGCGGTATTCTCTCAGACCACGACACACAGATAGCAGTCAAGGTCCTACAACTGCAGACAGGGAACTCAACCAAGAGCTTCGCCCGAGAGTGCCAAGTCTTGAAGAGTATCCGCCACAGGAACCTGATACGGATCATCACAGCGTGCAGCCTCCCGGACTTTAAAGCTCTCGTGCTGCCCTACATGGTGAATGGAAGCTTGGACAGCCATCTCTACATGCAAGCAGCAGACGGCCTGAGGCCGGACTCCTCTGATCTGAGCCTGCTTCAAAGAGTCAACATTTGCAGTGACATTGCACAAGGAATGGCTTATCTGCACCATCACTCCCCGGTTAAGGTCATCCACTGCGACCTCAAGCCTAGCAACGTCCTTCTCAACGACGACATGACTGCTCTAGTCTCCGATTTTGGGATAGCGAGGCTGGTGGCCATAGGATCAGGAAATGCGGCCGGAGTTATAGAGAATATGGGCGACTCAACGGCCAACATGCTAAGTGGATCAATCGGATACATCGCGCCAG AGTACGGATGTGGATCGAGTACCTCAACGAAGGGCGATGTATACAGCTTTGGAGTTGTGGTTTTGGAGATGGTGACGAGGAAGTGGCCAACAGATGAGATGTTCGTTGGAGGACTGAGCCTGCAGAGCTACGTGAAGAGGCACTTCCAGAGCGAAGGTGAATGCGTGGTAGACACAGTGTTGTTGAGGGCATTGTGGCAGGAAAGAGATGAGGTGAAGAGGATGTGGGAAGTGGCCATTGTAGAGCTGATGGAGCTGGGATTGCTCTGCATGCGGGAGTCGCCCTCCACACGCCCTACAATGCTCGACTGCGCGGATGATCTGGATCGCCTCAAGACGTACCTCAACGGAGACACCACCGCAACATTTGCATCGTCACATGGCATATCATCTTCAACCTACAGCTTTGACTAA